From the Variovorax paradoxus genome, the window AGACCCCGGTGGCGCAGCTGGTGTGCAACTTCGCGAGCGGCGTCGACGGCAAGCCGCCGCTGCTGACGCACGACGATGTGACCACCCTCTTCCACGAGTTCGGCCATGGCCTGCATCACATGCTCACGCAGGTGAACGAGCGCGACGTCTCGGGCATCAGCGGCGTCGAGTGGGATGCGGTCGAACTGCCGAGCCAGTTCATGGAGAACTTCTGCTGGGAGTGGGACGTGCTCAAGCACATGACCGCCCATGTGGACACCGATGAGCCGCTGCCGCGCGCGCTGTTCGACAAGATGACGGCGGCCAAGAATTTCCAGAGCGGCCTGCAGACGCTGCGCCAGATCGAGTTCTCGCTGTTCGACATGCTGCTGCACACCGAGTACCGTGCCGACGCCGCCAAGCCTGGCGACGTGATGGCGCTGCTCGGCCAGGTACGCGCCGAAGTCGCGGTGATGCCTTCACCGCCGTTCAGCCGTACACCGAATACTTTCAGCCACATCTTCTCGGGCGGTTATGCCGCCGGCTACTACAGCTACAAGTGGGCCGAAGTGCTGAGCGCCGACGCCTATGCCGCGTTCGAGGAAACAGTGGGTGCCGATGGCGAGCCCAACATCGAAACCGGCCGCAAGTACCGCCAGGCGATCCTGGAGGCCGGCGGCAGCCGCAGCGCGATGGATTCGTTCAAGGCCTTCCGCGGCCGCGAGCCCCAGCTTGATGCGCTGCTGCGACACCAAGGGATGGCGGAGCCTCAGCCCGCTTGATGCGGCGCTGAAGCTTGCGATACTCGGGCGATGCATCCGATTTACAAATTCTCACTGCATCGCCTGACGGGTCTTGTCCTGGCGCTCATCGCCGTCGGCGCGGTGGCGCAGCCGGTCTACCGCCAAGTCGACAAGAACGGCAAGGTCACGTTCACCGACCAGGCACCCAGCGCCAGCACCGCGCCGGCGTCGGCATCGCAAGGCAGCCCAGGCATGCCGGCCAATGCAGGCCTGCCCTACGAGCTTCGGCAGGTGGTGCAGCGCTATCCGGTGACGCTGTATACCGGTGAGGAGTGCGGACCATGCAGCATGGCCCGCACGCTGCTCATCACGCGCGGCATTCCATTCGACGAACGCACAGTGAAGAGCAACGCGGAAATCGATGCGCTGCAGCGACTGAGCAGCCAGAGCTCGCTCCCGCTGCTCACCATCGGTTCGCAACAGCTCAAGGGCTTCTCGGATGCCGAGTGGTCGCAATACCTCGATGCGGCCGGTTATCCCAAGAGCAACAGCCTGCCTCCGGGCTACCGCAACGGGCTCGCGCGGCCGCTGGTGGCGCAACAGGCAGCGCCCGCACCGGCGGCACCCACGGCACCGGCAGCGCAGCCTGCGCCGCCCTCGGCCCCATCGAGCGAGCCGAGCCCGAGCAACCCGGCCGGCATCAAGTTCTAGCCGGTCAGTCGAACTGCAGGGTCTTCACGCCCGCCGACGTGCCCAGCAGGCACACGTCGGCTTTCTGGTGTGCAAAGACGCCCACCGTCACCACGCCGGGCCACTGGCTCACCTCGGACTCGAAGGCACGCGGGTCGCTGATCCGAAGGCCCGTGACGTCGACGATGTGCTGCCCGTTGTCCGTGACCAGCGGCAGGCCGTCCTTCTCGCGCACCTGCGCAATGCCGCCCATGCTGGCGAACTGGCGCATCACGCGGCGTGCGGCCATCGGGATCACCTCCACCGGCAGCGGGAAGGCGCCCAGCGTTTCCACCAGCTTCGATGCATCCGCGATGCAGACGAACCTGCGCGACTGAGCCGCCACGATCTTCTCGCGCGTCAGCGCGGCGCCTCCGCCCTTCACCATGAACCCGCGATGGTCGATCTCGTCGGCACCGTCGATGTAGACAGCGAGCTCCTCCACCTCGTTGCTGTCGAACACCGGAATGCCCAGCGCGCGCAAACGCTCGGTCGAAGCGACCGAACTGGAGACGGCGCCCTTGATCTCGTCCTTGATGGTGGCCAGCGCATCGATGAACTTGTTCACCGTGGAGCCGGTACCGACGCCGACGATCTCTCCCTTGACCACATAGGCCAGCGCGGCGCGGCCGACCTGGGCCTTGAGTTCGTCCTGCGAGACGGGGTTGGCGGGGTTTGGGGAGGCGGGTGCGGTCATCGCGGAGAATCCTTGGCTCATTGAAGTCCGGAATTATCCGATGCCCCTGCTGTCGCCCTCCTCGCTCTACGGTCTCGCCCGCCCTTTCCTGTTCGGTTTCGACCCCGAGCACGCCCATGAACTCACGCTCGACGGCCTCGCCAGAACACAGAACACGCCGCTGGCCTGCGCCTATTCGTCGCCGCGCATCGACGATCCGGTGCAGCTCGCCGGCCTGAATTTTCCAAACCGCGTCGGCCTCGCCGCCGGACTCGACAAGAACGCGCGCTGCATCGACGCCTTCTCCGCCATGGGCTTCGGCTTCGTCGAGGTCGGCACGGTGACGCCGAAGGCGCAGCCCGGCAACCCGAAGCCGCGCATGTTCCGCCTGCCGCAGCGCGACGCCCTGATCAACCGCCTCGGCTTCAACAACGAAGGGCTCGACGCCTTCGTGGCCAACGTGCAGAAGGCGCGGTTTCGCACGGGCGGCAGAAATGCGCGCGCGCCGATGCTTTTGGGACTGAACATCGGCAAGAACGCCGCCACGCCGATCGAGCGCGCAGTGGACGACTACCTTGCCTGCCTCGACGGCGTATACCCGCACGCCGACTATGTGACCATCAACATCTCGAGCCCGAACACGGCCAACCTGCGCACGCTGCAAAGCGATGAGGCGCTCGACGCACTGCTTGGCGCGGTGGCCGAACGGCGCGAGACTCTGGCCACGCGCCACGCCAAGCGGGCACCGCTGCTCGTGAAGATCGCGCCCGACCTGGACCAGGCGCAGGTCGCCGTCATTGCCGCCACGCTGAAGCGCCACGGCATGGATGGCGTGATCGCAACCAACACCACGCTCTCGCGCGACGCCGTCAAGGGGTTGCCGCATGCAGAGGAAGCCGGCGGACTCTCGGGCGCGCCGGTGCGCGAAGCCAGCAACCGCGTGGTGGCGCAACTGCGCTCAGCGCTCGGCGCGGGCTTTCCGATCATCGGGGTCGGTGGCATCCTGAGCGGTGCCGATGCCAAGGCCAAGATCGCCGCGGGCGCGGACGTGGTGCAGGTCTACACCGGCCTGATCTACCGCGGTCCGGCGCTGGTCCGCGAAACCGCCCAGGCGCTGCTGCGCGACCGCAGCAAGGCCTGAGCCTTCGGCTTTTTCAAGAGCCGCGTCAGCGCATGCGCCAGAGGATCGGCGCGATAAACGCAGCCCAGCGCAGCAGGCGCTTCGGCTTGATCACCACCACGGCAGTGGCGGCAACCACGCCCGTTGCCACGGGGTGGGCCCGTGCAATGCGCAGCGCGGCGGCAGCAGCGGACTCGTTGGCCGGAGGCGCGTCGCTTTCACTCCGTGCACCTGCGCCGCCATCGTTGTCGGCACCGGTCGGCACCTCGCGCCCGCCCTGCAGCGTGGCGATGCGCTGGCGCTGACGCTCCATGCGCGCAAGCAGCTCTTCTCGCGTGACGGGACGCGGCGGTCGCGGCGCATCTTCA encodes:
- a CDS encoding glutaredoxin family protein; its protein translation is MHPIYKFSLHRLTGLVLALIAVGAVAQPVYRQVDKNGKVTFTDQAPSASTAPASASQGSPGMPANAGLPYELRQVVQRYPVTLYTGEECGPCSMARTLLITRGIPFDERTVKSNAEIDALQRLSSQSSLPLLTIGSQQLKGFSDAEWSQYLDAAGYPKSNSLPPGYRNGLARPLVAQQAAPAPAAPTAPAAQPAPPSAPSSEPSPSNPAGIKF
- the rpiA gene encoding ribose-5-phosphate isomerase RpiA gives rise to the protein MTAPASPNPANPVSQDELKAQVGRAALAYVVKGEIVGVGTGSTVNKFIDALATIKDEIKGAVSSSVASTERLRALGIPVFDSNEVEELAVYIDGADEIDHRGFMVKGGGAALTREKIVAAQSRRFVCIADASKLVETLGAFPLPVEVIPMAARRVMRQFASMGGIAQVREKDGLPLVTDNGQHIVDVTGLRISDPRAFESEVSQWPGVVTVGVFAHQKADVCLLGTSAGVKTLQFD
- a CDS encoding quinone-dependent dihydroorotate dehydrogenase, encoding MPLLSPSSLYGLARPFLFGFDPEHAHELTLDGLARTQNTPLACAYSSPRIDDPVQLAGLNFPNRVGLAAGLDKNARCIDAFSAMGFGFVEVGTVTPKAQPGNPKPRMFRLPQRDALINRLGFNNEGLDAFVANVQKARFRTGGRNARAPMLLGLNIGKNAATPIERAVDDYLACLDGVYPHADYVTINISSPNTANLRTLQSDEALDALLGAVAERRETLATRHAKRAPLLVKIAPDLDQAQVAVIAATLKRHGMDGVIATNTTLSRDAVKGLPHAEEAGGLSGAPVREASNRVVAQLRSALGAGFPIIGVGGILSGADAKAKIAAGADVVQVYTGLIYRGPALVRETAQALLRDRSKA